From Levilactobacillus zymae, a single genomic window includes:
- a CDS encoding GRP family sugar transporter, which produces MGILMALIPALGWGIQPLIARKVGGSPTNQILGTGMGAGLVGVLVGLLAGSVHGLNFWLSFAAGFLWAWGEVGQFVAFTRIGVTRTMPISTGLQIVGTSLIGVLIFGEWAGTTARLLGTIAIILVVAGVALTAITDTKSTGRSSLMSGLAILVPTTIGYWAYSALPKTIHAAGIQLFFPEMLGILCGALVYVFWQTKGRAFAEPASWGNGLIGLVFGLSSLAYIFAAQAAGIATVFVITQLSVVVSTLGAIFILHEKKSSRELRLTVSGLVLIVAGSILTATL; this is translated from the coding sequence ATGGGAATTCTAATGGCATTAATTCCGGCACTGGGTTGGGGGATACAACCGCTGATTGCTCGCAAAGTTGGGGGTAGCCCTACCAATCAGATTCTAGGTACTGGAATGGGGGCCGGCCTGGTCGGTGTGCTGGTGGGACTCTTGGCGGGGAGCGTTCACGGGCTGAACTTTTGGTTGAGCTTTGCAGCGGGCTTCCTGTGGGCCTGGGGCGAAGTCGGACAGTTCGTAGCCTTCACCCGCATCGGGGTGACCCGCACCATGCCCATTTCCACGGGCTTGCAAATCGTCGGTACGTCGCTGATCGGGGTGTTGATTTTTGGCGAATGGGCCGGGACCACCGCCCGGTTACTGGGGACCATCGCCATCATTTTAGTGGTGGCGGGGGTCGCGCTAACCGCGATCACGGACACTAAAAGCACAGGGCGATCTTCGTTAATGTCCGGGTTGGCAATTTTAGTGCCGACCACCATCGGGTATTGGGCCTACAGCGCCTTACCCAAAACGATCCATGCCGCGGGAATTCAACTCTTCTTTCCCGAGATGCTGGGAATCTTGTGTGGGGCGTTAGTCTACGTCTTCTGGCAAACTAAGGGGCGAGCTTTCGCCGAACCGGCCAGTTGGGGCAACGGCTTGATTGGGTTGGTCTTTGGCCTGTCATCACTGGCCTACATTTTTGCGGCCCAGGCGGCTGGTATCGCCACGGTCTTCGTGATCACCCAGCTGAGCGTGGTGGTTTCGACCTTAGGGGCCATCTTCATTCTCCACGAAAAGAAGAGTTCCCGGGAGTTACGACTGACCGTTAGCGGCTTGGTGCTGATTGTAGCGGGGAGTATTTTAACGGCTACCCTGTGA
- a CDS encoding DeoR/GlpR family DNA-binding transcription regulator: MTQKSRLAQIMTHLQQRQTLSLHDIMALTGTSRDTARRDIIKLADSQLAERNYGGISLPNTFNKLDQYLDRQNDLLTIKRALAKRASTLLAGQRLLFLDVSSTVTCLPQYLTTKSAAPGLLVTNSLDVADQALRHAAYRTRILGGPLNAEQRCVQGPDSILDLTKFHFETAVLSCAGLTADGVYYAYEDDIAVKAALKQQSTQLMLLVDHTKVNVTHNFRLFKPSDFATIVTDQPLPAEIAAQIPADRLVVLEGGTTNHD; encoded by the coding sequence ATGACCCAAAAATCCCGCCTCGCCCAAATCATGACCCACTTGCAGCAACGCCAAACGCTTAGCCTCCACGATATCATGGCCCTCACCGGCACCTCCCGGGACACCGCCCGCCGCGACATCATCAAGTTGGCCGATAGCCAGTTAGCCGAACGCAACTACGGCGGCATCAGCCTGCCCAACACCTTTAATAAGCTGGACCAGTACCTGGACCGGCAAAACGACCTGCTGACGATCAAGCGCGCCTTGGCAAAACGGGCCAGCACCCTGTTAGCCGGCCAACGGTTACTGTTTCTCGACGTTTCGTCCACGGTGACCTGTCTCCCCCAATACCTGACTACTAAATCCGCGGCTCCCGGCCTACTGGTCACCAATTCGCTCGACGTGGCCGACCAAGCCCTGCGCCATGCCGCCTACCGCACGCGCATTCTGGGCGGGCCGCTCAACGCCGAACAGCGGTGCGTTCAGGGCCCCGATAGCATTTTAGACCTCACCAAGTTTCATTTTGAGACGGCGGTGTTGAGTTGCGCGGGTTTGACGGCTGACGGGGTGTACTACGCCTACGAAGACGACATCGCCGTGAAGGCCGCCCTCAAGCAACAAAGCACGCAGCTCATGTTACTGGTGGACCACACTAAAGTGAACGTGACCCACAACTTTCGGCTCTTTAAGCCCAGCGACTTCGCCACCATCGTGACCGACCAACCCTTACCGGCCGAAATTGCCGCCCAGATTCCGGCGGACCGGTTGGTGGTCCTTGAAGGAGGAACTACTAATCATGACTGA
- a CDS encoding NUDIX hydrolase N-terminal domain-containing protein, translating into MTDDLLTTQRNMLALIQSGLAFTQDPFDRDRYQKLQAFLLQQMALNPQVNVAQLKTALAQDTGYVTPKVDVRALILKADRILLVQDVPTQTWALPGGYADVGYSPRENVEREVREETGLAVRTRGLLHIFDTAQRPDIPQVAQFYKLVFACEPLEGHFEPSMEVDRIGYFDLDALPPLSLNRTTPEQLTTLMQAQRAQVLSRTD; encoded by the coding sequence ATGACTGACGACCTACTAACCACCCAACGCAACATGCTAGCGCTGATTCAAAGTGGTCTGGCGTTTACCCAGGACCCGTTCGACCGGGACCGCTACCAAAAACTCCAAGCCTTTCTTCTACAACAAATGGCCCTCAATCCCCAGGTGAACGTGGCTCAGTTGAAAACGGCGCTGGCCCAAGACACCGGGTACGTGACGCCCAAGGTCGACGTACGCGCGTTGATCCTAAAAGCCGACCGCATTTTGCTAGTACAAGACGTGCCCACCCAAACCTGGGCACTGCCCGGCGGTTACGCGGACGTCGGCTATTCGCCCCGAGAAAACGTTGAACGCGAGGTCCGTGAAGAAACGGGACTGGCCGTGCGGACTCGTGGCCTGTTACACATCTTTGACACGGCCCAGCGCCCCGACATCCCCCAGGTCGCCCAATTCTACAAGTTAGTCTTTGCGTGCGAGCCGCTGGAGGGCCACTTCGAGCCCAGCATGGAGGTCGACCGGATCGGCTATTTCGACTTAGACGCCCTGCCGCCGTTGTCGTTAAACCGGACCACACCGGAACAGTTGACCACGCTGATGCAAGCGCAACGCGCCCAGGTGCTTAGCCGAACCGACTAG
- a CDS encoding VanZ family protein yields the protein MRWEPLLIILLVASLSGLTILTTVVNRQHRWFVLITLGYLTGLAAIVFTPLAFTGTAVYIMPPGTGRVNLTQLDLFNLGFAENILMTLPLGLLVKWLWPRLPLIGVTLFGFFVGGSIETLQYVLSHHWLINRSSDINDVLANMLGVLVGGALVALYYHFRPVRQRKLTAAQAS from the coding sequence ATGCGCTGGGAACCCTTACTCATCATCTTACTTGTGGCCAGTCTAAGTGGCCTGACCATTCTGACCACGGTGGTCAATCGACAACATCGTTGGTTTGTCTTAATCACCTTAGGCTACTTAACCGGTTTAGCCGCTATCGTGTTCACCCCCTTAGCCTTTACCGGCACAGCCGTCTATATCATGCCGCCCGGCACGGGGCGTGTGAACTTGACCCAACTCGACTTGTTTAACTTAGGCTTTGCCGAAAATATCCTAATGACCCTGCCGCTCGGCCTGCTGGTCAAATGGCTGTGGCCGCGCCTACCGCTGATCGGCGTGACCCTCTTCGGGTTCTTCGTCGGCGGTAGCATCGAAACCCTGCAATACGTCTTGTCTCATCACTGGTTGATCAACCGCAGTAGCGACATCAACGACGTCTTAGCCAACATGCTGGGTGTCTTGGTGGGCGGCGCCTTAGTGGCCCTGTACTACCACTTCAGACCGGTGCGCCAACGCAAGCTGACCGCCGCTCAGGCCAGTTAG
- a CDS encoding AI-2E family transporter codes for MLPSLKRAWQNPLTAYYLALVLLIIIAWFARGFLSLALFTVIFIYLANAAIMGIERHLHLGHLLATLLVYLIFLGILVAAFAQIIPPLVDEVENLPHAVNRLIQTYPQLETSAKKVIKNLTQNASVISNSKTLFTSGIGKLSRLSSGVETIVLAFFFSFIFNLTKAQLQRFVHAFTKSRFAKLFVPMGDLILSFVQIFGTVIETQLLICSINTVLMVLGLWILHMPSLLILGIAVFFLGLIPVAGVLISLIPLTIIAFVTGGVLRVLEVLALVILVHLFESYFLHPRLMANATNLPIFVTFITLIVSEQIFGTWGLIVGVPLVAFFLKVFDVQLTTPKQPHQPKKPVSISK; via the coding sequence ATGTTACCTAGTTTAAAACGTGCCTGGCAAAACCCGTTAACGGCCTATTACCTGGCACTAGTACTCCTGATCATCATCGCGTGGTTTGCCCGGGGCTTTCTGTCACTGGCGTTGTTTACGGTGATCTTTATTTACCTGGCTAATGCCGCCATCATGGGGATCGAACGCCATCTACATCTGGGACATCTGTTGGCGACCCTGCTGGTGTACCTAATTTTTCTAGGCATCTTAGTGGCGGCTTTCGCCCAGATCATTCCCCCGCTAGTCGATGAGGTGGAAAACCTGCCACACGCGGTCAATCGCTTGATTCAAACCTACCCACAGCTGGAAACGTCGGCCAAGAAGGTGATCAAGAACCTCACCCAAAACGCGTCCGTCATCAGCAACAGTAAGACGCTCTTCACCTCAGGCATTGGCAAACTTTCCCGGTTGAGTTCCGGGGTCGAAACCATCGTGTTGGCGTTCTTCTTCAGCTTTATTTTTAACCTGACCAAGGCCCAACTCCAACGCTTCGTCCACGCCTTTACTAAGAGTCGTTTCGCGAAGTTGTTCGTACCGATGGGCGATCTAATTCTCAGTTTCGTCCAAATTTTCGGGACCGTGATTGAAACTCAGCTGTTGATTTGTTCCATTAATACGGTGTTGATGGTCTTAGGCCTCTGGATTCTGCACATGCCGAGCCTGCTGATCTTAGGAATCGCCGTGTTCTTCCTGGGCTTAATTCCGGTGGCCGGGGTCCTGATCTCGCTGATTCCGCTAACCATCATCGCCTTCGTGACCGGCGGCGTGCTACGGGTCTTGGAAGTCCTAGCCTTAGTGATTCTGGTGCACCTGTTTGAATCCTACTTCCTGCACCCCCGCTTGATGGCCAACGCCACCAACCTACCGATCTTCGTGACCTTCATCACCTTGATCGTCAGCGAGCAGATTTTTGGCACCTGGGGCCTGATCGTCGGCGTGCCGTTGGTGGCCTTCTTCCTGAAGGTCTTTGACGTCCAGCTCACGACGCCCAAGCAACCGCACCAACCGAAGAAACCCGTCTCAATATCTAAATAA
- a CDS encoding GtrA family protein, with amino-acid sequence MKRLAQLYAQYKDVIAYLVFGGLTTLVNLVVFFMTASLWHWNYQIGVAVAWFVSVLFAYLTNRVWVFHSHFTTMRALGREIVSFFSVRALTLVMDEGIMWIGVSLLMQNEMLTKLVDQVVVVLANYFFSKWLVFRKTKAAAKN; translated from the coding sequence ATGAAACGCTTAGCACAACTGTATGCCCAATATAAGGACGTTATCGCCTACCTGGTCTTCGGGGGCCTGACCACGTTAGTCAACCTCGTGGTTTTCTTCATGACGGCCAGTCTGTGGCACTGGAACTATCAAATCGGGGTGGCCGTGGCTTGGTTCGTCTCCGTGTTATTTGCCTATCTGACCAACCGGGTTTGGGTCTTTCATTCCCACTTTACTACCATGCGTGCGTTGGGTCGCGAAATCGTATCGTTCTTCTCCGTGCGGGCACTGACCCTGGTGATGGACGAAGGCATTATGTGGATCGGGGTTTCCTTACTCATGCAAAACGAAATGTTGACGAAGTTGGTGGACCAGGTGGTCGTGGTCTTAGCTAACTACTTCTTCAGCAAGTGGTTAGTCTTTCGTAAGACCAAGGCGGCTGCGAAAAATTAA
- a CDS encoding folate family ECF transporter S component codes for MKTMVRTQLPKLDTLSMVTMGLLMAVQLVVSRFTISNQFMRLSFTFLVAALLAKWFGPWWGMMTAALVDIVGTLMTGGPYFVGFTISAIVGSLIYALFFYRQPITWWRIIVAQLLVVVLVNIGLNSEWLVIMYHTPLWGILPVRLMKEAVTTPIQIVLLYVVLKSHVIQNLEHRLKTKA; via the coding sequence ATGAAGACAATGGTAAGAACCCAGCTACCCAAGCTGGACACGTTGAGTATGGTCACGATGGGCTTATTGATGGCGGTGCAGCTGGTAGTCAGCCGCTTTACCATCAGTAACCAGTTTATGCGCTTGAGTTTCACCTTCCTGGTGGCCGCGCTATTGGCCAAGTGGTTTGGCCCGTGGTGGGGGATGATGACGGCGGCGTTAGTCGATATCGTGGGTACGCTGATGACCGGGGGCCCGTATTTTGTCGGGTTTACCATCTCGGCCATCGTTGGTTCGCTGATCTACGCGCTGTTCTTCTACCGGCAACCAATCACGTGGTGGCGCATTATCGTGGCGCAACTACTGGTGGTCGTACTGGTCAACATCGGGCTCAATTCCGAATGGCTGGTGATCATGTACCACACGCCACTTTGGGGCATTTTACCCGTGCGGTTAATGAAAGAGGCCGTGACCACACCGATTCAAATCGTGCTGTTGTACGTGGTGTTGAAGAGTCACGTGATTCAAAACCTGGAACACCGCTTAAAAACGAAAGCTTAA
- a CDS encoding type II toxin-antitoxin system Phd/YefM family antitoxin: MKILDVPTSNISELKRSPKNVFDQAQATNTGVYVFNRNTPAGVVLSVADYEDLVKENEALQDQLLELKALERKNHAEPTFTDEQVRGKALASSRPKIDPNDGWE, from the coding sequence ATGAAAATCTTAGATGTTCCAACTAGTAATATTAGCGAACTCAAACGGTCACCCAAAAATGTCTTTGATCAAGCCCAAGCTACTAATACCGGGGTTTACGTTTTTAATCGAAATACCCCCGCTGGCGTGGTTCTATCAGTTGCCGATTATGAAGACCTGGTTAAGGAAAACGAAGCGCTGCAAGATCAACTCCTCGAATTAAAAGCCTTAGAACGTAAGAATCATGCAGAACCCACTTTTACTGATGAACAGGTTCGGGGTAAGGCCCTAGCAAGTTCAAGGCCTAAGATTGACCCCAATGATGGCTGGGAATAG
- a CDS encoding addiction module toxin RelE: MTENQYYQIQYLASAKGDYDHLDGSQKILIDKALNRIRLRGMQAGQPLRGALAGFNKLKHKRAGLRIIFTQENQQIKIIEIVAIGKREDKKVYHLAEQRIKKLPSKKRS, encoded by the coding sequence ATGACCGAAAATCAATATTACCAAATTCAATATCTAGCGTCTGCCAAGGGTGATTATGATCATCTTGACGGTTCCCAAAAAATTTTGATTGATAAAGCCCTAAACCGAATTCGTCTGCGGGGGATGCAGGCAGGGCAGCCACTACGCGGTGCCTTAGCAGGATTCAATAAGCTGAAACATAAAAGGGCCGGTCTCAGAATTATTTTTACCCAAGAAAATCAGCAGATTAAAATTATTGAAATTGTCGCTATTGGCAAACGTGAAGACAAAAAAGTTTATCATTTAGCCGAACAACGCATCAAAAAGTTGCCATCCAAAAAACGAAGCTAA
- a CDS encoding DegV family protein, with protein sequence MKIAVVTDSTSYLSAEEAERYQIHVVPIPVIIDGRSYDEGVDITTEEFYDWLRNSKSFPSTSQPPLGEMINLYNQLADEGYDTVISIHLASTISGFVNQLKNLAPTIDNIRVIPYDSQITVKLMGYLAIEASRMAAKGATPEEILARLDDLRSTIGEYFVVDDLQNLVRGGRLSNASAFIGSVLRIKPLLTFDDQTHEIVAFEKVRSRKKALARVEDLFVEAQAKVDYPLKALVIDANDPDGGAAWAAKITQQYPDIPVERSYFGPVIGAHLGEKALALAWIKDYERA encoded by the coding sequence ATGAAGATTGCTGTGGTCACCGATAGTACCAGCTATTTGTCCGCAGAAGAGGCGGAACGTTATCAGATTCACGTCGTTCCGATTCCGGTGATCATTGACGGCCGTTCCTACGATGAAGGCGTTGATATTACCACTGAGGAGTTCTATGACTGGCTACGTAATTCCAAGTCATTCCCCAGCACTTCGCAGCCACCCTTGGGTGAGATGATTAATCTCTACAACCAGTTGGCGGATGAAGGTTACGATACGGTGATTAGTATTCACTTAGCCAGCACGATTTCTGGCTTTGTTAACCAATTAAAGAACTTAGCACCCACGATTGACAACATCCGGGTGATTCCTTACGATTCACAGATTACGGTCAAACTCATGGGCTATTTAGCCATCGAAGCATCCCGGATGGCGGCCAAGGGTGCCACCCCCGAAGAGATTCTGGCGCGGCTAGACGATTTACGGTCGACCATCGGGGAGTATTTCGTGGTCGACGACTTGCAAAACCTGGTGCGGGGCGGGCGGTTGTCCAACGCCTCGGCCTTTATCGGCAGTGTCTTACGAATCAAGCCGTTACTGACCTTTGACGACCAGACCCACGAGATCGTGGCCTTTGAGAAGGTACGGTCGCGCAAGAAGGCCTTAGCCCGCGTGGAAGACCTCTTCGTCGAGGCGCAGGCCAAGGTCGATTACCCGTTGAAGGCGTTGGTGATCGATGCCAACGATCCCGACGGTGGGGCCGCCTGGGCGGCTAAGATTACCCAGCAGTACCCGGACATTCCCGTAGAACGTTCCTATTTTGGACCGGTCATCGGGGCGCATCTGGGCGAAAAGGCGTTGGCGTTAGCCTGGATTAAGGACTACGAACGCGCTTAA
- a CDS encoding ectonucleotide pyrophosphatase/phosphodiesterase, translated as MQSRLVVISLDAMGSRDLDDHLDELPNLRRLVVTGTRVKRVRGIYPTLTYPSHTTIITGQYPREHGIINNTKLQPQRQSPDWYWYQRDIEVPTLYDLVRRQHRKTAAFLWPVTAGSRISYNLAEIFPNRIWTNQVLVSLKASSPVFLLRMNQKYGHLRRGIQQPELDDFITACAADTLYTKRPALTLIHLVDMDSMRHRYGVRSTEALAALKRLDARVGKLIDATIAAGTFSETNFAVLGDHYQINVDHMIHLNQAFAQRGWLTPTKDGTVKNDWHVWAKSCDGCTYVYTRNFADGAHLRELLETTPGVQTVYTGAEAAQRGADPQCQWLVEAQAGYYFTDETNRPAVVEAVDPASLGQPDRYHGVHGYDPDKSDYRTTLVLAGPAIRAGHTIETADLVDEAPTFARLLGVRFPEPLPGHALTAAFKGVHHAAE; from the coding sequence ATTCAATCACGATTAGTCGTCATTTCTTTAGACGCCATGGGTAGTCGGGACCTCGATGACCATCTCGACGAGTTACCCAACCTGCGTCGCCTGGTGGTCACGGGGACTAGGGTTAAGCGAGTCCGGGGAATCTATCCCACGTTAACCTACCCGTCCCATACCACGATTATTACGGGTCAGTATCCGCGAGAACACGGCATCATCAACAACACAAAGCTACAACCCCAACGTCAATCGCCGGATTGGTACTGGTACCAACGCGACATTGAGGTGCCAACCCTCTACGACTTAGTGCGGCGACAGCACCGGAAGACGGCGGCCTTTTTGTGGCCGGTGACCGCGGGCAGTCGTATCAGTTATAACCTGGCCGAAATCTTTCCTAATCGGATCTGGACCAACCAGGTGTTGGTTTCGCTGAAAGCCAGTAGTCCGGTCTTCTTACTTCGGATGAACCAAAAGTACGGTCACCTGCGGCGGGGCATTCAACAACCTGAATTGGACGACTTTATCACCGCCTGTGCGGCCGACACGCTCTATACTAAGCGGCCGGCCCTTACGTTGATCCACCTGGTCGATATGGACAGTATGCGCCATCGCTATGGCGTGCGCTCGACTGAGGCACTGGCGGCGTTAAAGCGGTTGGATGCCCGGGTCGGCAAGCTGATTGACGCCACGATTGCGGCCGGTACCTTTAGCGAAACCAATTTTGCGGTGTTAGGCGATCACTACCAGATTAACGTGGATCACATGATCCACCTGAACCAGGCCTTTGCGCAACGGGGGTGGTTGACGCCGACCAAGGACGGTACGGTCAAAAACGATTGGCACGTCTGGGCTAAGTCCTGTGACGGGTGCACCTACGTCTATACCCGCAACTTCGCCGACGGGGCGCATTTAAGGGAGCTATTGGAAACGACGCCGGGCGTCCAAACGGTCTACACCGGCGCCGAAGCAGCCCAACGGGGGGCCGATCCACAGTGTCAGTGGTTGGTTGAGGCGCAGGCCGGTTACTACTTTACTGATGAGACCAACCGGCCGGCCGTGGTGGAAGCCGTCGATCCGGCTAGCTTGGGTCAACCGGACCGCTATCACGGGGTTCACGGATACGATCCGGATAAGTCGGATTACCGGACGACGCTGGTGCTTGCTGGGCCGGCCATTCGTGCGGGTCACACCATTGAAACGGCAGACCTGGTGGACGAAGCCCCCACGTTTGCGCGGCTCTTAGGGGTACGGTTCCCCGAACCGTTGCCGGGTCACGCGTTGACCGCGGCGTTCAAGGGGGTCCACCATGCAGCTGAGTAA
- a CDS encoding MarR family transcriptional regulator — protein MKSSLAALMTVTKAQQTLLQRMAKQHHLTVSEWQLLDQIGGGANTQEILAQQTRLDTSTLSRQLKGLVTKEMVTKEAVGRDKRQLVYSITATGTETAAAINTAFEALADQVFEHWSADERNLLQILLNRLAKSMDRQRTMSAK, from the coding sequence TTGAAATCCAGTCTAGCAGCCTTAATGACGGTCACCAAGGCGCAACAAACCTTGTTACAGCGGATGGCCAAGCAGCATCACTTAACGGTTTCAGAGTGGCAACTTTTGGACCAGATCGGTGGGGGTGCCAACACCCAAGAAATTCTCGCGCAGCAGACTCGGCTGGACACCTCGACGCTTAGTCGGCAACTCAAGGGGTTGGTGACTAAGGAAATGGTCACCAAGGAAGCCGTGGGACGTGATAAACGTCAACTTGTATACAGCATTACCGCTACGGGAACCGAGACCGCCGCGGCGATCAACACCGCGTTTGAAGCGCTAGCGGACCAGGTTTTTGAACACTGGTCGGCCGACGAACGCAACTTATTACAAATCTTATTAAACCGGTTAGCGAAAAGCATGGATCGACAACGAACCATGTCAGCGAAGTAA